From one Pirellulales bacterium genomic stretch:
- a CDS encoding Gfo/Idh/MocA family oxidoreductase — translation MNRRDALKTSAAGLAMSMIGAHVAGAADEKTYRVGLIGTGWYGKNDLLRLIQVSPVEVVSLCDVDKHQLSAAADLVAQRQKSKKTPRTYGDYREMLKAKDLDIVLVGTPDHWHALAMIAAVEAGADVYVQKPISRDVLEGEAMVAAARKHGRVVQVGTQRKSMPHMLDAKKNVVDAGLLGKIGQVDICCYYHMRANGDPPLSPVPDYFDYEMWTGPAPLRPYDMIPHVRWWRTFTEYGNGIMGDMCVHMLDATRFMLGLGWPKRISSGGGIFVEKGGKSNITDTQTATFEYDGLNVTWQHRTWGAANDPKYAWSFKFYGDKGTLKAGMDGYDFVPEGKGKAIHKDAVFEREQFPEDVTEKEIDLSGAPATRANMKNFLAAIESRGRPIADIEQGHISTSSCILANLSMNLGRAIVYDPAKRQVVGDEQATAMLRREYREPWKHPADGLVS, via the coding sequence ATGAACCGTCGTGATGCACTCAAAACCAGCGCGGCTGGATTGGCTATGTCGATGATCGGGGCGCATGTTGCCGGGGCCGCAGACGAGAAGACCTATCGCGTCGGGCTGATTGGCACGGGTTGGTATGGCAAGAACGATCTGCTGAGATTGATCCAGGTCTCGCCGGTTGAGGTCGTCTCGCTCTGTGACGTGGATAAGCACCAGTTGTCGGCCGCGGCCGATCTGGTCGCCCAGCGGCAGAAATCCAAGAAGACCCCGCGTACCTACGGCGATTATCGCGAGATGCTCAAGGCAAAGGACCTCGATATCGTGCTCGTCGGCACGCCCGATCATTGGCACGCGCTGGCGATGATCGCCGCCGTCGAGGCCGGGGCCGACGTGTACGTGCAAAAGCCGATCAGCCGCGACGTGCTCGAAGGAGAAGCGATGGTCGCCGCCGCCCGCAAGCATGGCCGCGTCGTGCAGGTCGGCACGCAGCGAAAGAGCATGCCGCACATGCTCGATGCGAAGAAGAACGTCGTCGACGCCGGCCTGCTAGGCAAGATCGGGCAGGTCGATATTTGCTGCTATTACCACATGCGGGCCAACGGCGATCCACCGCTCAGCCCCGTGCCGGATTATTTCGATTACGAAATGTGGACCGGCCCCGCGCCGCTTCGTCCGTACGACATGATCCCGCACGTCCGCTGGTGGCGGACCTTCACGGAATACGGCAACGGGATCATGGGCGATATGTGCGTTCACATGCTCGACGCGACGCGCTTCATGCTCGGGCTGGGCTGGCCGAAGCGGATTTCGTCCGGCGGCGGGATTTTCGTGGAGAAAGGGGGGAAGTCGAACATCACCGATACGCAAACGGCCACGTTCGAATACGACGGGCTGAACGTCACCTGGCAGCATCGCACTTGGGGCGCGGCCAATGACCCGAAGTATGCCTGGTCGTTCAAGTTTTATGGTGACAAAGGGACGCTCAAGGCGGGAATGGACGGCTACGATTTCGTTCCCGAGGGGAAGGGAAAAGCGATTCACAAGGACGCCGTCTTCGAGCGCGAGCAGTTTCCCGAGGACGTCACCGAGAAAGAAATCGATCTCTCCGGCGCTCCGGCGACTCGGGCGAACATGAAGAACTTTCTAGCCGCCATCGAAAGCCGCGGCCGCCCGATCGCCGATATCGAACAGGGGCACATCTCGACCTCCTCCTGCATTCTCGCGAACCTCTCGATGAATCTCGGCCGGGCGATCGTCTACGATCCGGCGAAGCGGCAAGTCGTCGGCGACGAGCAAGCCACGGCCATGCTCCGCCGCGAATATCGCGAGCCGTGGAAGCATCCGGCCGACGGGCTGGTGTCATAG